From a single bacterium genomic region:
- a CDS encoding DOMON domain-containing protein, producing the protein MKISKYLLILAVYFTWGWTAGNSNKWVSDGVLEGKEYSYTINLVQDKLVLHYRFDSDYIYFGIEAKSSGWSAIGFEPDKGVRNADIILIFIEDDSLKVLDSYSTGIYCPHRSDKELGGQDDILDFGGRIDSIGYVVEFKRILESKDKFDKSLVKGKEFTLIYAMAKSHNIRKKHDLCRGFVKIKLVV; encoded by the coding sequence ATGAAAATTTCTAAGTATTTACTAATTCTTGCTGTCTACTTTACTTGGGGTTGGACCGCTGGGAATTCTAACAAATGGGTTTCAGATGGTGTTCTTGAAGGTAAAGAATATTCATATACTATTAACTTAGTTCAAGATAAGTTAGTTCTGCACTATAGATTTGATTCCGATTACATCTATTTCGGCATTGAAGCGAAGAGTTCGGGATGGAGTGCGATTGGATTTGAACCTGATAAGGGCGTGAGAAATGCAGATATTATATTGATCTTTATTGAGGATGACTCTCTAAAAGTTCTTGATTCCTATTCTACAGGCATTTATTGCCCCCATAGGAGTGATAAGGAATTGGGCGGGCAAGATGACATTCTCGATTTTGGTGGAAGGATTGACTCTATAGGATATGTCGTAGAATTTAAAAGAATACTGGAAAGTAAAGACAAATTTGACAAATCTCTGGTCAAGGGAAAAGAGTTTACCTTGATATATGCAATGGCAAAATCCCACAATATTAGGAAAAAGCACGATTTATGCAGAGGGTTTGTCAAGATAAAACTGGTGGTCTGA
- a CDS encoding DNA polymerase I, giving the protein MKLLIVDGASLAYRAYYAFRDKPLTNSKGIVTSGPYAFTNSLMKMLRELRPTHAVVVFDAKGKTFRHEIFVEYKAQRPKAPPEFALQLSYIKEILDGMNLKRYEIPGVEADDVIATLSKIAESRGFEVFVATLDKDLYQIVSERIRIVDTREGSLKIVGEKEILDKFGVKPSLIPDFLALVGDKIDNIPGVPGIGEKTAAELLNKYGPLEGILNLEEGDEIIRKVKAYRDFIIDALKLNRLRTDVLENVNFEEMELRSWNKDKLFQVFRELEFYSLMKEIADEIYPEVITASHIPMGLLGAEFVSVEVVEDYLMFSCGDNMVYRVPLEKGISFLRAFRGKLVTFESKKIYKKIENLERNLDFDVLIASFLLDSDKPKFDPDVIFLEWPGVKLSEKKELREPQICDCSAKVYKFLVDQMEKQGLKAVFEKIEIPLQRVLAEMEMTGIRIDRKKLEDLSLQMEQMVKELEQRIYEIAGVRFNVNSPKQLAEVLFVKHKLKPVKKTKTGYSTDEESLTKLAEVHPLPAAILEYRQVYKLKSTYVDVFKELIDEKTDRIYPSYNQVGTATGRISCYNPNFQTIPVKSDLGKGIRDIIVAEPGYKILTADYSQVELRILAHFSGDERLIEIFNKDLDVHTITASYIFGKKPEEISENERRKAKTVNFGIIYGMSPYGLSKELNISVEEANSFISNFFATYPGVMRWINENLEFAMKNGYVRTLYGRIRKVPQLFSGNSSVVEQGKRIAINTPIQGTAADIIKLSMVEIYNELKGKNLKSKIILQIHDELLLEVKDEEVDEVAKIVKDKMENVSRLRVPLKVEIGVGKSWLLASNK; this is encoded by the coding sequence ATGAAGTTATTGATTGTAGATGGGGCATCTCTTGCCTACAGAGCCTATTATGCTTTTAGAGACAAACCTTTGACAAACAGTAAAGGTATAGTTACCAGTGGCCCTTACGCTTTTACCAATTCTTTGATGAAAATGTTGAGAGAACTAAGGCCTACCCATGCTGTAGTGGTTTTTGACGCTAAGGGTAAAACTTTCAGACATGAGATTTTTGTAGAATATAAGGCTCAGAGGCCTAAAGCGCCCCCTGAGTTTGCTTTACAACTTTCTTATATCAAAGAGATTCTGGATGGGATGAACTTGAAAAGATACGAAATACCGGGAGTGGAAGCTGATGATGTGATTGCTACTCTGAGTAAAATTGCTGAGAGTAGAGGGTTTGAAGTTTTTGTGGCCACCTTAGATAAGGATTTGTATCAGATTGTTTCCGAAAGAATACGAATTGTTGATACCCGAGAGGGTAGTTTAAAAATTGTTGGAGAAAAGGAGATACTGGATAAATTTGGCGTTAAACCTTCTTTAATTCCTGATTTCTTAGCTCTTGTAGGGGATAAAATTGACAATATTCCAGGAGTCCCGGGTATAGGAGAGAAAACAGCCGCAGAGTTGCTAAATAAATATGGACCTTTGGAAGGGATATTGAATTTGGAAGAAGGTGATGAAATCATAAGAAAAGTCAAGGCTTACAGGGATTTTATTATCGACGCACTAAAGCTAAATAGATTAAGAACTGACGTACTTGAAAATGTTAACTTTGAAGAAATGGAGTTGCGTTCATGGAATAAGGATAAATTGTTTCAAGTCTTCCGAGAACTTGAGTTTTACTCTTTAATGAAAGAGATTGCCGATGAGATCTATCCTGAAGTTATTACAGCCTCCCATATTCCCATGGGGCTGTTGGGTGCAGAGTTTGTATCAGTTGAGGTTGTAGAAGATTATTTGATGTTTTCCTGCGGAGATAACATGGTTTACCGGGTCCCTTTAGAAAAAGGAATCTCATTTTTGAGAGCTTTTCGCGGAAAATTGGTGACCTTTGAGAGCAAGAAAATTTATAAAAAAATTGAAAACCTTGAACGCAATTTAGACTTTGATGTTCTCATTGCTTCATTTCTTCTTGACAGTGATAAACCTAAGTTCGATCCCGATGTGATTTTTCTTGAGTGGCCAGGGGTGAAGCTTTCAGAAAAAAAAGAGTTAAGGGAGCCCCAGATTTGTGATTGTTCCGCTAAAGTTTATAAATTTTTGGTCGATCAGATGGAAAAACAAGGGTTAAAGGCGGTTTTTGAGAAAATAGAAATTCCTCTTCAACGGGTTCTCGCTGAGATGGAAATGACTGGAATAAGAATAGACAGGAAAAAATTAGAAGATTTGAGTCTTCAGATGGAACAGATGGTAAAGGAATTGGAGCAAAGGATTTATGAGATTGCCGGTGTCAGATTTAATGTAAATTCGCCGAAACAATTGGCAGAAGTTTTATTTGTTAAACATAAATTAAAGCCAGTTAAGAAAACGAAAACCGGCTATTCAACGGATGAAGAAAGTCTTACAAAGCTCGCCGAAGTTCACCCTCTCCCTGCTGCGATATTGGAATATCGGCAGGTTTACAAGTTGAAAAGCACCTATGTGGATGTTTTTAAAGAACTTATTGATGAAAAAACAGACAGAATATACCCAAGTTATAACCAGGTTGGAACTGCCACGGGGCGCATTTCCTGTTATAACCCAAATTTTCAGACGATACCAGTAAAATCTGACCTCGGGAAAGGGATCAGGGATATAATTGTAGCCGAGCCTGGGTATAAAATTCTTACTGCTGATTATTCTCAAGTAGAATTACGAATTTTGGCACATTTTTCAGGTGATGAAAGATTGATAGAGATTTTTAACAAGGATCTGGATGTACATACCATCACCGCCTCTTACATTTTTGGCAAGAAACCAGAAGAGATCTCAGAAAACGAGAGAAGGAAGGCAAAGACAGTAAATTTTGGTATAATATATGGGATGTCACCCTATGGCCTTTCTAAGGAGCTAAATATTTCTGTGGAGGAGGCCAATTCTTTCATTAGTAATTTTTTTGCAACCTACCCAGGGGTTATGCGGTGGATCAATGAAAACCTCGAATTTGCCATGAAAAATGGATATGTTAGAACGCTTTATGGAAGGATTAGAAAAGTTCCACAGCTTTTTTCAGGGAATTCAAGTGTCGTGGAGCAGGGTAAAAGAATCGCTATTAACACTCCAATTCAGGGAACGGCCGCTGATATTATTAAACTTAGTATGGTCGAAATTTACAATGAACTGAAAGGGAAAAACCTGAAATCTAAGATAATTTTGCAAATACACGATGAATTATTGCTGGAAGTAAAAGACGAAGAAGTTGATGAGGTGGCCAAAATAGTTAAAGATAAGATGGAGAACGTCAGTAGGTTGAGAGTACCTTTAAAAGTAGAAATAGGTGTTGGTAAAAGCTGGCTTTTGGCTTCAAATAAATAA
- a CDS encoding FIST C-terminal domain-containing protein, with product MQREPTTPKIGVGRGSEEEAQRGPILVTGMTTGISQDPSPWKAGVQAGKAAFEKLSKTKPDFAFIFATSGYDLEPVVKGVLQSIGKDVPYFAAKILGTLFTENSILNNGVAVAIVKSDSYKFTYSVGTNIQQGLHSALEKACIPVLDQLKARKIEGFEHLNLFLLLDSYVNGDILVSELSRIVDRYDPTITFYGGILDYAELSKDCQLHIANQLVNGGVACIGIYSKNPPAMSHGHGLHPLVPKRATKVGGNVIYHLDERPAFEVWKEFLVKKGIPEAEIIKDPTKFLGMYQFGVPDPAFPKYPKVRIAVGITKEGGIKLAGDIPENSTVWFMEARQDRMEEAVSQCIDQAFNAIDQRKPIGSIVIESIHRFFSLGDSFYEEINLFQRKLAMPFIGLTTFGEFLRPSPEFKWFHNSSFTLQILSE from the coding sequence ATGCAAAGAGAGCCCACTACACCAAAAATTGGTGTAGGAAGGGGCTCAGAAGAAGAGGCTCAAAGGGGTCCTATTTTGGTTACGGGGATGACTACTGGAATTTCCCAGGACCCATCTCCGTGGAAGGCTGGCGTTCAGGCTGGAAAGGCTGCCTTTGAAAAACTTTCAAAGACCAAACCGGATTTTGCCTTTATTTTTGCGACTTCAGGTTATGACCTTGAGCCTGTTGTTAAGGGTGTGCTTCAGTCAATTGGTAAAGACGTTCCCTATTTTGCTGCAAAAATACTCGGCACTCTCTTTACTGAGAATTCTATTCTGAATAATGGGGTTGCTGTGGCGATAGTTAAAAGTGATTCTTACAAGTTTACCTACTCCGTTGGTACCAATATACAACAAGGGCTTCATTCTGCTTTGGAAAAAGCGTGCATACCTGTTCTCGACCAATTAAAGGCAAGAAAGATTGAAGGGTTTGAACACCTAAATCTGTTCCTTCTGCTTGATTCATATGTAAATGGTGACATTTTAGTGTCGGAACTCTCCAGAATAGTAGACAGGTACGACCCCACGATTACCTTTTATGGCGGAATCCTTGATTATGCAGAACTTTCAAAGGATTGCCAGTTGCATATAGCTAATCAGCTTGTGAATGGAGGAGTTGCTTGCATAGGTATTTATTCAAAAAATCCCCCTGCAATGTCACATGGACATGGGCTCCATCCTTTAGTACCCAAGAGAGCTACAAAAGTGGGCGGTAATGTCATATATCATCTCGATGAACGTCCTGCCTTTGAGGTATGGAAGGAATTTCTTGTGAAGAAAGGAATACCGGAGGCTGAAATTATTAAAGACCCTACAAAGTTTTTAGGCATGTACCAGTTCGGCGTACCAGACCCAGCTTTTCCCAAATACCCAAAGGTGAGAATTGCAGTTGGTATTACCAAAGAAGGCGGGATTAAGCTGGCAGGTGATATTCCAGAAAATTCAACTGTCTGGTTTATGGAGGCCCGTCAGGATAGGATGGAAGAGGCGGTATCCCAGTGTATTGATCAGGCATTTAACGCGATTGATCAACGTAAACCCATCGGAAGTATAGTGATTGAAAGTATTCACAGGTTTTTCTCTCTCGGAGATAGTTTCTACGAAGAAATTAATCTTTTCCAGAGAAAACTTGCCATGCCTTTTATTGGTTTAACTACCTTTGGGGAATTTCTAAGGCCAAGCCCTGAATTTAAGTGGTTCCATAACTCTTCTTTTACTTTGCAGATTCTCTCGGAGTGA